A DNA window from Iodobacter ciconiae contains the following coding sequences:
- a CDS encoding tetratricopeptide repeat protein, with protein MRLLPFVLMTILQAIYQPAAFARAGDELYQQAINDINQQQWQEASWLLEEVLQLNPNHQGAKVDLMLAYCQLEDFTRAGDLQRQLRALPVLPHAISDLIRQKMEQGCTEKTQWQGQLQSWVARDSNLDQGSSKRWLEVTLPDGVFNLEVDQSSLPRSGWLAGVEVQAMATPPGGQQWALHAGAVQSWPQSGQSMRWFGGFWQPQVRSNWGVGLQQFWLGSKSYQSSMLLEYRGLPSIARIESLLRLRAQFVDIAPRYQSLHSEWRGQYISQWRDLWLDNRAQLGFEFSPQRPGGNQYSAELSSKIIYPRGSHSLELQLRARIAQDQQGYSPLLEYNQLRQSVQTHASFAYQWNSQRLGRWRLEYLYQEQSDRLPLFSWQKKLISLSYKQDF; from the coding sequence ATGCGCCTCCTTCCTTTCGTTTTGATGACTATTTTGCAAGCGATATATCAGCCTGCCGCCTTCGCTCGGGCCGGGGATGAGTTATATCAGCAGGCCATTAATGATATTAATCAGCAGCAATGGCAGGAGGCCAGCTGGTTATTAGAAGAGGTACTGCAGCTTAACCCCAATCATCAGGGGGCTAAAGTTGATTTAATGCTGGCGTATTGCCAACTGGAAGACTTTACCAGAGCGGGTGATCTACAGCGGCAACTGCGTGCCCTGCCGGTATTGCCACATGCCATTAGTGATCTGATCCGGCAAAAAATGGAACAAGGTTGTACCGAAAAAACTCAATGGCAGGGACAGCTGCAAAGCTGGGTGGCAAGGGATAGTAATCTGGATCAGGGCAGCTCCAAGCGCTGGCTGGAGGTGACTTTACCTGATGGTGTTTTTAATCTGGAAGTCGATCAAAGCAGCTTGCCAAGATCTGGCTGGCTGGCCGGGGTAGAAGTACAAGCGATGGCAACCCCGCCCGGTGGTCAGCAGTGGGCTTTGCATGCCGGAGCAGTACAAAGCTGGCCGCAAAGTGGCCAGAGCATGCGCTGGTTTGGTGGATTCTGGCAGCCGCAAGTACGTAGTAACTGGGGAGTAGGTTTGCAGCAATTCTGGCTGGGTAGCAAGTCTTATCAGAGCAGTATGTTGCTGGAATACCGCGGCTTACCATCTATTGCCCGTATCGAATCCTTATTACGATTGCGTGCACAGTTTGTAGATATTGCTCCCCGCTATCAAAGCCTGCATAGCGAGTGGCGAGGGCAGTATATCAGCCAGTGGCGGGATCTGTGGCTGGATAACCGTGCCCAGCTGGGATTCGAATTTTCTCCCCAACGCCCTGGCGGTAATCAATACAGTGCTGAGCTGAGCAGCAAAATAATTTACCCTCGGGGTTCGCATAGCCTGGAGCTGCAATTGCGAGCCAGAATTGCCCAGGATCAGCAGGGGTATAGCCCGCTGCTTGAATACAATCAGCTAAGACAAAGTGTGCAAACTCATGCCTCTTTTGCTTATCAGTGGAATAGTCAGCGGCTGGGCAGATGGCGTTTGGAATATCTCTATCAGGAGCAAAGCGACAGGTTGCCGCTGTTTTCCTGGCAAAAAAAATTGATTTCACTCTCTTATAAGCAGGATTTTTAA
- a CDS encoding YdcF family protein: MQNKYLARLQAFIGSILLIDALVLFSTGKFNVGTIFPAILGLGLLSFSLKYASWQRWLAAQSYRQRLWPWFKLFSAFWLISLLAFFYKLTVPDRIRHQPSTLIVLGSGLDGTQPSPMLRARLDTALIYAAQYPKAQLVVSGGQGFSEEISEANAMQRYLLAHGVAPQRILQEDQSTSTEENLLFSHRLLKTKATEPVLIITNDFHTLRASKIARKQGFPIVDYASAPTPLAIRYNAWLREYFAFTSSWLLGEL; this comes from the coding sequence ATGCAAAATAAATACTTAGCACGTTTACAGGCATTCATCGGCAGCATCCTGTTAATTGATGCGCTGGTGCTTTTTAGTACCGGCAAATTCAATGTAGGCACTATTTTCCCAGCCATCTTGGGCCTGGGCCTATTAAGTTTCAGCTTAAAATATGCCAGTTGGCAGCGCTGGCTGGCGGCCCAAAGCTACCGGCAACGCTTATGGCCCTGGTTTAAACTCTTTTCGGCCTTCTGGCTGATATCTTTGCTGGCTTTTTTCTACAAACTTACCGTACCTGACCGCATTCGGCACCAGCCCTCTACTCTGATTGTGCTCGGCTCAGGCCTAGATGGCACACAGCCCAGCCCCATGCTGCGTGCCCGCCTTGATACTGCGCTCATTTATGCCGCTCAATATCCTAAGGCGCAACTTGTGGTTTCGGGGGGGCAGGGCTTTAGTGAGGAAATCAGTGAAGCCAATGCGATGCAGCGCTATTTACTAGCCCACGGCGTTGCTCCGCAGCGCATATTGCAGGAAGACCAAAGCACCAGCACAGAAGAAAACCTGCTATTTAGCCATCGTCTGCTAAAAACCAAAGCAACAGAGCCGGTACTGATTATTACCAACGATTTTCATACTTTACGCGCATCAAAAATTGCCAGAAAACAAGGCTTTCCGATTGTAGATTACGCCTCAGCACCTACACCACTTGCGATACGCTACAACGCCTGGCTGCGCGAATACTTTGCCTTTACCAGCTCCTGGCTATTGGGTGAGCTTTAA
- a CDS encoding superoxide dismutase, with amino-acid sequence MEHKLPQLPYAQDALAPFMSAETLSYHYGKHHQTYITNLNNLIKGTDNESLSLEDIVKKAPAGGLFNNAAQVWNHTFFWLGFKPNAEAADRAPAGALAAAIDAKWGSFAKFQDAFNASAAGNFGSGWTWLVKKADGSLDIVNTSAAATPLTTADTALLTCDVWEHAYYIDYRNSRPNYLTGFWKLVDWDVVAARLAA; translated from the coding sequence ATGGAACACAAGCTACCTCAATTGCCTTACGCACAAGATGCACTTGCTCCATTTATGTCAGCTGAAACGCTGTCGTACCACTATGGCAAGCATCACCAAACTTACATTACCAATCTGAATAATCTAATCAAGGGCACTGATAACGAATCATTGTCACTTGAAGACATCGTTAAAAAAGCACCTGCTGGCGGCCTGTTCAATAATGCGGCGCAAGTTTGGAACCATACTTTCTTCTGGCTGGGCTTTAAACCAAATGCAGAGGCCGCCGATCGTGCTCCTGCTGGCGCTCTGGCTGCTGCCATTGATGCTAAGTGGGGCTCATTTGCCAAGTTTCAGGACGCTTTCAATGCTTCTGCCGCCGGTAACTTTGGCTCTGGCTGGACCTGGCTGGTTAAAAAAGCAGATGGCTCGCTCGATATTGTAAATACTTCAGCGGCGGCAACTCCACTGACAACGGCTGACACAGCACTGCTAACCTGTGACGTTTGGGAACATGCTTACTACATCGACTACCGCAACAGCCGTCCTAACTACCTGACAGGCTTCTGGAAACTGGTTGACTGGGATGTAGTAGCTGCACGCTTAGCGGCCTAA
- a CDS encoding CobD/CbiB family protein → MTILALIIALALEQFRPLSNRNLFTLAFVRLANQLERGLNAGELRNGMGAWLLLVLPLLIVSLVIYMLLCRVNVGFALLWDVAILYLTMGFRQFSHAFSGISKALQADDLETARVLLADWSGQHTSEMSADEVSRMAIEQGLADSYRYVFGTLFWFVVLAWFAGPAGALLYRSASLLAQKWGRSSGSFGRFSVLALEVLDYLPVRLTAASFAIMGNFEDAVYCWRTQAQSWSDYIDGILLSSGAGAIGVRLGDTLHQDHTVKFRPELGVGEAATPDYLASAVGLIWRTAILWIALVLLFSLGSWLGSV, encoded by the coding sequence ATGACTATTCTTGCACTTATTATTGCACTGGCTCTGGAGCAGTTCCGGCCTTTATCTAATCGTAATCTGTTTACGCTGGCTTTTGTACGCCTTGCCAACCAGCTGGAACGTGGTTTGAACGCAGGTGAGCTTCGTAATGGTATGGGGGCCTGGTTGTTGCTGGTGTTGCCCCTGCTGATTGTATCACTCGTCATTTACATGTTGCTTTGCCGTGTAAATGTGGGGTTTGCCCTGCTTTGGGATGTCGCCATCCTCTATTTGACGATGGGTTTTCGCCAGTTCAGCCATGCTTTTTCAGGGATTTCTAAAGCTTTGCAGGCTGACGATCTGGAAACCGCCCGTGTTTTGCTTGCAGATTGGAGCGGGCAGCATACTTCCGAAATGAGTGCGGATGAGGTCTCCAGAATGGCTATCGAGCAGGGCCTTGCGGATTCTTATCGTTATGTATTTGGTACATTATTCTGGTTTGTGGTGCTGGCCTGGTTTGCCGGCCCGGCCGGGGCGCTGCTTTATCGTTCAGCCAGTTTACTTGCGCAAAAGTGGGGGCGCAGCTCGGGCTCGTTTGGCCGCTTCTCGGTACTGGCGCTGGAAGTGCTTGATTATCTGCCGGTGCGTCTGACCGCAGCCAGTTTTGCAATTATGGGCAATTTTGAAGATGCCGTTTATTGCTGGCGCACGCAGGCTCAAAGCTGGTCGGATTATATTGATGGCATTTTGTTATCGAGTGGTGCTGGTGCAATTGGTGTGCGCCTGGGTGACACGCTGCATCAGGATCACACCGTGAAATTTCGCCCTGAACTCGGGGTAGGCGAGGCTGCTACACCAGACTATCTGGCAAGTGCTGTGGGCCTGATCTGGCGCACGGCTATTTTGTGGATTGCACTGGTCTTACTATTTAGCCTTGGTTCATGGTTGGGAAGCGTTTAA
- a CDS encoding fumarylacetoacetate hydrolase family protein — protein sequence MPSIRIDQTDLRVNNIFCVARNYVAHAAEMGASIGSEPVVFIKPNSAVLQSGQALQLPEWSEDVHHEAELVVAIGRGGKNIRRENALEHVAAYALGLDLTARDIQAEAKKKGMPWTLAKGFDGAAVLTQFVPASVISNPFELEFTLEINGKSKQHADTRLMAFDVATLISWISSRFTLQAGDLIYTGTPEGVGQLHSGDQLRLTLGDLIEEKFVVA from the coding sequence GTGCCTAGTATCAGAATCGATCAAACCGACCTTCGCGTGAACAATATCTTTTGTGTTGCCCGCAATTATGTTGCCCATGCTGCAGAAATGGGGGCCAGCATTGGCAGCGAGCCGGTGGTATTTATTAAGCCCAATTCTGCTGTGCTGCAATCTGGCCAGGCATTGCAGCTACCCGAATGGTCTGAAGATGTGCATCATGAAGCTGAACTCGTCGTAGCGATTGGTCGTGGAGGTAAAAATATCCGCAGGGAAAACGCACTGGAACATGTTGCAGCTTATGCGCTGGGGCTGGATTTAACCGCCCGCGATATACAGGCAGAAGCCAAGAAAAAAGGTATGCCGTGGACTTTGGCCAAAGGCTTTGACGGTGCTGCGGTGCTGACGCAGTTTGTGCCTGCCAGCGTGATTAGCAATCCGTTTGAATTAGAGTTCACCTTAGAAATCAATGGCAAAAGCAAGCAGCATGCTGATACGCGGTTAATGGCCTTTGATGTGGCTACCCTGATTTCGTGGATTTCCAGCCGGTTTACGCTGCAGGCTGGAGATTTAATTTATACCGGCACGCCAGAAGGGGTCGGGCAGCTTCATTCGGGTGATCAGCTAAGGCTGACGCTGGGCGATCTAATCGAAGAGAAGTTTGTCGTGGCTTGA
- the tsaD gene encoding tRNA (adenosine(37)-N6)-threonylcarbamoyltransferase complex transferase subunit TsaD → MLVLGIESSCDETGIALYDTEAGLLAHQIHSQIAMHTEYGGVVPELASRDHIRRALPLTSACLAESGKTLADIDAVAYTAGPGLAGALLVGASVANALAFSLGKPVVAIHHLEGHLLSPLLADPAPQFPFIALLVSGGHTQLMAVRGIGQYEILGETVDDAAGEAFDKSAKLLGLGYPGGPALSKLAELGDAKRFNLPRPMLHSSNLDFSFSGLKTAVLQLVSKQDELDVQTQADICAAFQEAVVEVLSKKCLAALKQTGMNRLVIAGGVGANKQLRAGLDAAAKKRRFEVFYPPLELCTDNGAMIAFAGAQRLKFATPAGSYAVQPRWDLSSLPAV, encoded by the coding sequence ATGCTGGTATTAGGCATTGAATCTTCTTGTGACGAAACCGGTATTGCGCTATACGACACCGAAGCGGGCTTGCTTGCGCATCAAATCCACTCGCAAATCGCCATGCATACCGAATATGGCGGAGTTGTGCCCGAGCTCGCTTCGCGTGATCACATTCGCCGCGCGCTCCCTCTTACTTCAGCCTGTTTGGCAGAATCAGGCAAAACACTGGCAGATATTGATGCAGTGGCCTACACCGCAGGCCCCGGGCTTGCCGGTGCGCTACTGGTAGGCGCTTCTGTTGCCAATGCTCTCGCATTTTCTCTGGGCAAGCCAGTAGTTGCCATACACCACCTGGAAGGGCATTTGCTTTCTCCGCTACTGGCAGACCCCGCCCCGCAGTTTCCCTTTATTGCTCTGCTGGTTTCCGGCGGACACACGCAGCTAATGGCCGTGCGCGGCATTGGCCAGTACGAAATTCTGGGCGAAACAGTGGATGATGCAGCGGGCGAAGCATTTGATAAATCCGCCAAATTATTAGGCTTGGGTTATCCCGGAGGCCCGGCACTCTCTAAATTGGCCGAGCTGGGTGACGCCAAACGTTTTAACTTGCCCCGCCCGATGTTGCATTCTAGCAACCTGGACTTTAGCTTTAGCGGCCTAAAAACAGCCGTACTGCAATTGGTAAGCAAACAGGACGAGCTTGACGTGCAAACACAAGCCGATATTTGCGCCGCATTTCAAGAGGCAGTGGTAGAAGTGCTCAGTAAAAAATGCCTGGCAGCACTGAAGCAAACTGGAATGAACCGCCTGGTGATTGCCGGCGGCGTGGGTGCAAATAAGCAGCTGCGTGCAGGGCTTGATGCTGCAGCCAAAAAACGCCGCTTTGAAGTCTTTTACCCGCCACTGGAGCTATGCACCGACAATGGCGCGATGATTGCCTTTGCAGGTGCACAGCGCTTGAAATTTGCCACACCGGCAGGCAGCTATGCCGTACAACCCCGCTGGGATTTATCCAGCCTGCCTGCGGTTTAA
- the rpsU gene encoding 30S ribosomal protein S21, with the protein MPNVRVKENEPFEVAMRRFKRAVEKTGLLTDLRSREFYEKPTAERKRKQAAAVKRQHKRLRSQTLPPKLY; encoded by the coding sequence ATGCCTAACGTACGCGTAAAAGAAAATGAACCGTTTGAAGTTGCGATGCGTCGCTTCAAGCGTGCTGTTGAAAAAACTGGCCTGCTGACAGACCTTCGCTCACGCGAATTCTACGAAAAGCCAACGGCTGAACGTAAACGCAAACAAGCTGCTGCTGTAAAGCGTCAGCACAAGCGTCTGCGTAGCCAAACACTGCCACCAAAACTTTACTAA
- a CDS encoding GatB/YqeY domain-containing protein, whose product MTLRLQIQNDMKTAMKAKEADRLGTIRLLLAAIKQREVDERIELDDAAVTAVIEKMLKQRKDSIQQFEAANRQDLADKEKLEVVVLAAYMPQQCSPEEIAAAVAAAIAAHGKTPAAMGKIMADLKAALSGRADMSEVSKLVKAGMAA is encoded by the coding sequence ATGACTCTCAGACTGCAAATTCAGAACGACATGAAAACTGCAATGAAAGCGAAAGAGGCCGATCGCCTTGGTACGATTCGTCTTTTGCTGGCGGCGATTAAACAGCGTGAAGTAGATGAGCGAATTGAGCTGGATGATGCTGCGGTCACCGCCGTAATTGAAAAAATGCTTAAGCAGCGCAAAGATAGTATTCAGCAGTTTGAGGCAGCAAATCGCCAGGATTTAGCCGACAAAGAGAAACTGGAAGTCGTGGTGCTGGCCGCCTATATGCCGCAACAGTGCTCGCCGGAAGAGATTGCAGCAGCAGTTGCTGCCGCGATTGCCGCGCATGGCAAGACACCTGCAGCAATGGGTAAAATTATGGCCGATCTGAAGGCTGCTTTGTCTGGCCGGGCTGATATGAGCGAAGTATCCAAGCTGGTTAAAGCGGGGATGGCAGCTTAA
- the dnaG gene encoding DNA primase, whose product MAKIPDDFIQDLLNRVDIVDVVERYLPLKKAGQNYSACCPFHKEKSPSFTVSQTKQFYHCFGCGAHGSAVGFVMEHQGMSFPDAVRMLAESVGMQVPVSDAPISEKAKAAPGIYDVLKTAMNYYRAQLKTAPAAIEYLKSRGVEGRIAARFGLGFAPSAGQSLKTVFADYDKNPVIKDAGLVAEEENTLRRYDRFRSRVLFPILNQRSQVIGFGGRIMGNGAPKYLNSPETPVFEKGKELYGLPQARAAIRDRGRVLVVEGYMDVVMLNQHGVEYAVASLGTACTPEHIRKLLKLADEVYFCFDGDKAGKKAAWRALENSLEQLVDGKKLAFLFLPAEHDPDSYVQEFGQAQFENALLQDSVPLAQFLLKELSAQVELESEEGRAKLISLAAPMLNLVRAPAFGMMIRKRLAELARLEMSELSTVLDGSPVRYVPEYVPSESYQGESAPESWQEGQGWSGDWQQQNSPGTQYARQSNRSAWKSNWQPKSKWKGRAGERIPVHMMPRPAPRAAPTGPVHKLIQLVLAHPDLVRRSEPVWLSWPETEAMGLAQELLQKICSYPDLSSLQIVESWQGMLDYDVLHRLLISGGEYFDKASEAELDEQLAATLKAVEVSVIRPMMQERFYALTYKQANGGLTEAEKLEFAALVSRR is encoded by the coding sequence ATGGCAAAAATACCTGACGATTTTATTCAAGATCTCCTTAATCGCGTCGACATTGTCGACGTCGTTGAGCGCTATCTGCCGCTTAAAAAAGCGGGTCAGAATTACAGTGCCTGCTGCCCGTTTCATAAAGAAAAATCACCTTCATTTACGGTAAGCCAGACTAAGCAGTTTTATCACTGTTTTGGTTGTGGTGCACATGGTTCGGCGGTGGGTTTTGTGATGGAGCATCAGGGGATGAGTTTTCCTGATGCGGTACGGATGCTGGCTGAGTCAGTAGGTATGCAGGTGCCGGTGAGCGACGCGCCTATCAGTGAAAAAGCAAAAGCGGCACCGGGTATTTATGACGTGTTAAAAACCGCCATGAATTATTACCGTGCCCAGCTTAAAACGGCACCGGCCGCTATCGAATACCTGAAAAGCCGGGGTGTGGAGGGCAGAATTGCCGCACGCTTTGGTCTGGGTTTTGCGCCAAGCGCAGGGCAATCGCTGAAAACCGTATTTGCTGATTACGATAAAAACCCGGTGATTAAAGACGCTGGCCTGGTGGCTGAAGAAGAAAACACGCTCAGGCGCTATGACCGGTTTCGCTCACGGGTGTTATTCCCAATTTTAAATCAGCGCAGCCAGGTGATTGGTTTTGGCGGCCGGATTATGGGTAATGGTGCGCCTAAGTACTTGAATTCACCAGAAACGCCCGTATTTGAGAAAGGCAAAGAGCTGTATGGTCTGCCGCAAGCCAGAGCCGCGATTCGTGATCGTGGGCGTGTGCTGGTAGTGGAAGGTTATATGGATGTGGTGATGCTGAACCAGCATGGCGTGGAATACGCTGTTGCTTCTTTGGGAACAGCCTGCACGCCTGAGCACATCCGTAAATTATTGAAACTGGCTGATGAAGTTTATTTTTGCTTTGATGGCGATAAGGCTGGTAAAAAAGCCGCGTGGCGGGCTCTGGAAAATAGTTTAGAGCAGCTGGTTGATGGTAAAAAGTTAGCATTTCTGTTTTTGCCCGCCGAGCATGATCCTGATTCTTATGTGCAGGAGTTTGGTCAGGCACAGTTTGAAAATGCACTGTTGCAGGACTCTGTACCGCTTGCGCAATTTCTGCTGAAGGAGTTGTCAGCTCAGGTAGAGCTGGAAAGCGAAGAAGGCAGGGCAAAGCTGATTTCTCTGGCGGCTCCGATGCTGAATCTGGTCAGGGCACCAGCCTTTGGCATGATGATCAGAAAGCGTTTGGCAGAGCTGGCCCGTTTGGAAATGAGCGAATTAAGCACCGTTTTGGATGGCAGCCCTGTAAGATATGTGCCCGAATATGTGCCAAGTGAAAGCTATCAGGGTGAATCTGCCCCTGAGTCCTGGCAGGAAGGGCAGGGTTGGTCGGGTGACTGGCAGCAGCAAAATTCGCCCGGCACACAATATGCAAGGCAGAGTAATCGGTCTGCATGGAAGTCTAACTGGCAGCCCAAAAGTAAATGGAAGGGGCGCGCAGGTGAACGGATTCCCGTGCATATGATGCCAAGACCAGCACCTAGGGCGGCTCCGACCGGGCCGGTGCATAAATTAATTCAGCTGGTTTTGGCGCACCCGGATCTGGTACGCCGTAGCGAGCCGGTGTGGTTATCGTGGCCAGAGACCGAAGCGATGGGTCTGGCGCAGGAATTGCTTCAAAAGATTTGCAGCTATCCGGATTTATCCAGTTTGCAAATCGTTGAATCATGGCAGGGCATGCTTGACTACGATGTATTGCATCGTTTGCTCATTTCCGGCGGGGAGTATTTTGACAAGGCCTCTGAGGCCGAGTTGGATGAGCAACTGGCTGCCACGCTAAAAGCGGTGGAAGTCAGTGTGATTCGCCCTATGATGCAAGAGCGGTTTTATGCTCTGACCTATAAGCAAGCAAATGGTGGACTAACGGAGGCAGAAAAACTGGAGTTTGCAGCACTCGTATCTCGCCGGTAA
- the rpoD gene encoding RNA polymerase sigma factor RpoD — translation MAADQEIDNDDQARTDFREVNRPSAEQKADPEQRKAKFKTLIVLGKERGYLTYAEINDHLPDDMLDAEQIEGIISMISNMGIQVYDEAPDAEDLLMSDAAPSVPDEDAAEEAEAALSSVDAEFGRTTDPVRMYMREMGTVELLTREGEIEIAKRIEDGLKHMIQAISACPTTVAYILGLVEKGLADEIRIDDVIDGFIDPNADENTPPPIEVIEAEAEDADDAVDEEDGEEDDGSAAAKANLELLKVQVREHFDIVREHFDKMIKALAKEGAHGKSYLEHQQAIAGIFLITRFSARQVESLCDQLRGMVDEIRSCEREIMDICTVRVKMPRDHFIKTFPGRETDTAWVVDEINYGHKYSAILARYQHAIMEKQQTLAQLQVNAMIQIKDLKEINRQMSTGEAKARRAKREMIEANLRLVISIAKKYTNRGLQFLDLIQEGNIGLMKAVDKFEYRRGYKFSTYATWWIRQAITRSIADQARTIRIPVHMIETINKMNRIQRQILQETGIEPTPDELADKMEMPEDKIRKILKIAKEPISMETPIGDDDDSHLGDFIEDSNNLAPAEAAIYAGLREATKEVLDTLTPREAKVLRMRFGIDMNTDHTLEEVGKQFDVTRERIRQIEAKALRKLRHPTRSERLKSFVESQASEG, via the coding sequence ATGGCGGCAGATCAAGAAATCGACAACGACGACCAAGCGCGGACTGATTTCCGTGAGGTCAATCGGCCATCTGCTGAGCAGAAGGCCGACCCCGAACAACGTAAAGCGAAGTTTAAAACGCTGATCGTGCTCGGTAAGGAGCGCGGCTATCTAACCTACGCCGAGATCAACGACCACCTGCCAGATGACATGCTGGATGCCGAGCAAATCGAAGGCATCATCAGCATGATCAGCAATATGGGCATTCAGGTGTACGACGAAGCACCGGACGCAGAAGACCTGCTTATGTCCGATGCGGCGCCGTCCGTACCTGATGAAGACGCTGCTGAAGAAGCTGAAGCTGCTCTATCTTCCGTTGACGCAGAGTTTGGTCGTACTACCGATCCGGTGCGCATGTATATGCGTGAAATGGGGACGGTAGAGCTCTTAACCCGCGAAGGCGAAATTGAAATCGCCAAGCGGATTGAGGATGGTCTTAAGCACATGATCCAGGCGATCTCAGCCTGCCCGACTACCGTTGCCTATATTCTGGGCCTGGTAGAAAAAGGCTTGGCTGACGAGATTCGCATTGATGATGTGATTGATGGCTTTATCGACCCTAACGCAGACGAAAACACCCCACCGCCAATCGAAGTGATTGAAGCGGAAGCCGAGGATGCAGACGATGCGGTAGACGAGGAAGACGGCGAAGAAGATGACGGCAGTGCAGCCGCTAAAGCTAATCTTGAACTGTTAAAAGTTCAGGTGCGCGAGCATTTTGACATCGTGCGCGAGCACTTTGACAAAATGATCAAAGCGCTGGCTAAAGAAGGCGCACATGGCAAAAGTTATCTGGAACATCAGCAGGCCATTGCTGGCATTTTTCTGATTACCCGCTTCTCTGCCCGCCAGGTTGAATCGCTTTGCGATCAACTGCGTGGCATGGTGGATGAAATCCGCAGCTGCGAGCGTGAAATCATGGACATCTGTACTGTCCGGGTAAAAATGCCGCGCGATCACTTTATCAAAACCTTCCCTGGCCGTGAAACAGATACGGCGTGGGTAGTGGATGAGATCAACTACGGTCATAAGTATTCCGCCATTCTTGCGCGCTACCAGCACGCCATTATGGAAAAGCAACAAACTCTGGCTCAGTTGCAAGTTAACGCAATGATTCAGATTAAGGACCTCAAGGAAATCAACCGTCAGATGTCGACGGGTGAAGCCAAGGCCCGCCGCGCCAAGCGCGAAATGATTGAAGCTAACTTGCGTCTGGTTATTTCGATTGCTAAGAAATACACCAACCGTGGTTTGCAGTTCCTTGACCTGATTCAGGAAGGCAATATCGGCCTGATGAAAGCGGTAGATAAGTTTGAATATCGCCGTGGTTACAAGTTTTCGACTTACGCAACATGGTGGATTCGCCAGGCGATTACCCGTTCGATTGCCGATCAGGCCCGTACCATTCGTATTCCGGTACACATGATCGAAACAATCAACAAGATGAACCGTATTCAACGGCAAATCTTGCAGGAAACCGGTATTGAGCCGACTCCTGACGAGCTTGCAGATAAAATGGAAATGCCGGAAGACAAGATCCGCAAAATCCTTAAGATCGCAAAAGAGCCGATCTCGATGGAAACGCCGATCGGTGACGACGACGATTCCCATTTGGGTGATTTCATCGAAGACTCAAACAATCTGGCTCCTGCTGAAGCCGCTATCTACGCAGGCTTGCGTGAAGCGACCAAGGAAGTGCTGGATACCCTGACACCGCGTGAAGCCAAGGTGCTGCGTATGCGCTTTGGTATTGATATGAATACCGATCACACGCTGGAAGAAGTGGGTAAGCAGTTTGATGTTACGCGCGAGCGTATTCGTCAGATCGAAGCCAAGGCTTTACGTAAGCTTCGCCACCCGACTCGTTCAGAAAGACTGAAAAGTTTTGTTGAAAGTCAGGCCAGTGAAGGTTAA